A window of Cryptomeria japonica chromosome 3, Sugi_1.0, whole genome shotgun sequence contains these coding sequences:
- the LOC131032475 gene encoding probable inactive poly [ADP-ribose] polymerase SRO5, whose translation MDAKGQLRSPLFVDKAKLKRKQAVVSFLKAKKRSSVPPAKRAKIPGGIVRCCSDGKAVVENYSNFRKSGIPARVMYFFEGGWTDFQSDVAVLLKQAFQDGKTAVEVAVDGVSCLVDFLHMVQIDLKSAAQRSIAWIDVDGNCFFPRNVCDGKVELGNSSDNVEIDVRFHGADRLGVENCRVVSDGDPKSGQVEDSSEQGSSDSCVGSSDVSDSECPTSVRVFAVKAFVGTGDNLIKLDDHDRDFFNVRDKFLAGLTTLASYTSVVAIYRNSHCGVAGQSRLHAFERHADFITRKNGGDANIQCAWHGTSRDAVCGIITHGFGQPKTPKHGAALGKGVYLAPVNCSYVSAAYSDVDENGEQHMVLCRVILGNTELVRSGSQQCHPTNEEFDTGIDDLTNPRRYIVWSTHMNTHILPEYVVSFKVAPQLKEYWSRLKARQHARSMLETDGGRQSYPASDKKSEQPCPALVKESRHNMQEHLLMPTSAWMSFPRLFNVIEKFLPSSSINLMKKHYADYKESKISREDLIRSLRMIAGDRLLISAIKMFRGQAHPPMNEKMSLGPKN comes from the exons ATGGACGCCAAAGGACAGCTTCGGTCTCCTTTATTCGTCGACAAGGCCAAATTGAAGCGCAAACAGGCTGTAGTTTCATTTCTGAAAGCCAAAAAGCGGTCGTCGGTGCCCCCTGCAAAGAGGGCCAAAATCCCCGGTGGAATTGTAAGGTGTTGCTCTGACGGGAAGGCAGTTGTGGAAAATTACAGCAATTTTAGAAAAAGTGGTATTCCGGCCCGCGTTATGTATTTCTTCGAGGGCGGCTGGACGGATTTTCAGTCTGATGTTGCTGTACTCCTCAAACAGGCTTTCCAAGACGGTAAGACAGCAGTCGAGGTCGCCGTTGACGGGGTTTCGTGCCTGGTGGATTTTCTCCATATGGTtcagattgatctgaaatctgctGCGCAGAGATCGATTGCCTGGATAGACGTTGATGGAAATTGTTTTTTCCCGAGGAATGTCTGTGATGGGAAGGTTGAATTGGGCAATTCATCTGATAATGTTGAAATTGACGTCAGATTCCATGGCGCCGATCGCTTGGGAGTCGAAAATTGTAGAGTAGTTAGTGACGGAGATCCGAAATCTGGTCAAGTGGAGGATTCATCGGAGCAGGGTTCTAGTGATTCATGCGTCGGCAGTTCCGATGTGTCCGACTCCGAATGCCCCACTTCTGTTAGGGTTTTCGCTGTAAAGGCTTTTGTGGGCACGGGTGATAATTTGATTAAGCTGGATGATCATGACCGGGATTTTTTCAACGTGCGAGACAAGTTTTTGGCCGGTCTTACAACGCTTGCGAGTTATACAAGCGTTGTTGCAATTTATCGCAACTCGCATTGCGGTGTTGCAGGGCAATCCCGATTGCATGCTTTTGAGCGGCATGCGGATTTTATTACCAGAAAGAATGGGGGTGATGCAAATATCCAGTGCGCCTGGCATGGAACGTCCAGGGATGCTGTTTGTGGAATAATAACGCATGGTTTTGGGCAGCCTAAGACCCCGAAACATGGTGCAGCTCTTGGCAAAGGAGTCTACCTTGCACCTGTAAATTGCTCGTATGTGAG TGCAGCATACTCTGATGTTGACGAAAATGGCGAACAACACATGGTGTTGTGTCGCGTAATATTGGGAAATACGGAGCTGGTGAGATCTGGTTCTCAGCAATGTCATCCTACTAATGAAGAATTCGATACTGGCATAGATGATCTCACTAATCCAAGGCGTTACATCGTCTGGAGTACACACATGAACACGCATATCTTGCCAGAATATGTTGTAAGCTTTAAGGTTGCTCCACAGTTAAAAG AGTATTGGTCTAGATTGAAAGCAAGACAGCATGCAAGATCAATGCTTGAGACT GATGGAGGTCGGCAGTCTTATCCTGCCTCGGATAAGAAATCAGAGCAACCTTGTCCTGCTTTAGTAAAGGAATCGCGACATAATATGCAGGAGCATCTCCTGATGCCAACTTCTGCTTGGATGTCATTTCCAAGGCTTTTTAACGTCATTGAAAAATTCTTACCTTCATCAAGTATCAATTTAATGAAGAAGCATTATGCTGATTACAAG GAAAGCAAAATTAGTCGAGAAGACCTCATAAGAAGTTTGAGAATGATTGCTGGTGATAGGTTGCTTATTTCAGCTATAAAAATGTTTAGAGGTCAGGCACATCCTCCAATGAATGAAAAGATGAGTCTTGGCCCCAAAAATTGA